The following is a genomic window from Herpetosiphonaceae bacterium.
CAGCGCCGCGGGTACTGGGGCCTCGGCCCTGGGAGACAAGGTCCATGCACCCTGACTAATACTCTTCTCAGCGACGGCGCGGCGTGGAGCAGTGGCAGCTCGTCGGGCTCATAACCCGAAGGTCGCAGGTTCGAATCCTGCCGCCGCTACCAATATCGACAAGGACTTCTCATGTGGGAAGTCCTTGTTGTGTTTAAACAGGCAATCTGGAGGCGGGATGAGCAACAAAATAGCCGGGGAGTAAATAACTCCCCGGCGTTGTCTCAGGCTACGTCTACTACAATCGTCTGGTCGGGCCAGTTTCCGGGCCTTCGTTTGGATCGTGCTGGGCTGTGCCCTGCTGAGATGTTGGCTGATTGACCTGACGCGCTTGCTCATTGCCGACAAGATGGCTGATCTGGCTACCAACCTGTTGCGCCACCTGCGTGGCGCGCCGCTCCATCTCGGAGATATTCTCGCGCACCTGCTGGCTAAAAGGCTGGTTCACGGTGCTCTCGCTGGGTAGGATTGCCCACAAGATGAG
Proteins encoded in this region:
- a CDS encoding PspC domain-containing protein; this translates as MDTTRRLTRSNTDRIIAGVAGGVANYLNVDPTLVRLGFVLLVLSGVSPFIYLILWAILPSESTVNQPFSQQVRENISEMERRATQVAQQVGSQISHLVGNEQARQVNQPTSQQGTAQHDPNEGPETGPTRRL